The following nucleotide sequence is from Burkholderia gladioli.
TCACGCGATGTTCCGCCGGGCCCGATGATGTATTTCCCCTTTACCAAGGAGTTCGCGATGTCCAACCTCGCCGGTCTGTCCGAAGCGCCGGATCAGCAACACCAGGCTTTGCAACACGACGACACCCCCTTTCTCACCGAGCTGCTCGATGCCGGGCTGCTGATCTCCACCGGAGTGGACGGCCTGTATGGCCGCAGCGCAGCCTTCGAGGACGTGGTCGAGCGCGTCAACCAGCTGATCGGCCGATGGGGCCAGGGCAAGGACGTGGAGGTGATCCGCTTTCCGCCGGCCATGAACCGCCAGATCCTGGAGGAAGCCGGCTACTGGAAGCACTTTCCCGATCAGATCGGCAGCGTGTTCTGCTTCAGCGGCGACGAGCTGGGCCACCATCGCCTGCTCAAGTGCCTCGACAAACAAGAGGACTGGACCGAGGATCTGAAGCCCACCCGGCTGGCCGTCACGCCGGTGGCCTGCTATCCGCTGTATCCGGTGATGGCCGCACGCGGCCCGCTGCCGGCCGGCGGCCGGGTGGTGGACATCTTCTCGTATTGCTGCCGGCACGAGCCGTCGAAAGACCCGGAGCGCATGCTGATGTTCCGCCAGCGCGAATTCGTGTGCCTGGGCACGCCCGAGCAGGTGCAGGCCTTCCGCGAGGATCTGATGGCCTATGCCCAGGAAGCGATGGCCGCGCTCGGCCTGCCGGTGTCGATCGACCTGGCCAACGATCCGTTCTTCGGCCGCATCGGCAAGGTGATGGCCGACAGCCAGCGCCGGAACGCGCTCAAGTACGAGCTGCTGGTGGCCGGCATCAACCCGGGCAAGCTCACCGCCTGCGGCAGCTTCAATTACCACACCGACCGCTTCAGCGAGCTGTGGAAGATCCACACCGCGAGCGGCGAGATCGCCCACACCGGCTGCTGCGGCTTCGGGCTGGAGCGCCTGTCGCTGGGCCTGTTCCGCCATCACGGCTTCGACACCGCGGCATGGCCGCCCTCGGTGCGCGCCGTGTTGTGGGGCGAG
It contains:
- a CDS encoding amino acid--[acyl-carrier-protein] ligase; translation: MSNLAGLSEAPDQQHQALQHDDTPFLTELLDAGLLISTGVDGLYGRSAAFEDVVERVNQLIGRWGQGKDVEVIRFPPAMNRQILEEAGYWKHFPDQIGSVFCFSGDELGHHRLLKCLDKQEDWTEDLKPTRLAVTPVACYPLYPVMAARGPLPAGGRVVDIFSYCCRHEPSKDPERMLMFRQREFVCLGTPEQVQAFREDLMAYAQEAMAALGLPVSIDLANDPFFGRIGKVMADSQRRNALKYELLVAGINPGKLTACGSFNYHTDRFSELWKIHTASGEIAHTGCCGFGLERLSLGLFRHHGFDTAAWPPSVRAVLWGEAA